In one window of Fictibacillus phosphorivorans DNA:
- the spoIVB gene encoding SpoIVB peptidase: MYKDLLRRMIGVILLGSLVGIGFLSPVREYVALPESITFFEGQHVLQALPVGTNIKQEEANIYTTAMESEHKVSIQAKTNGDSMATLEAASFPIKKMNVKVLSDLKVVPGGQSIGVKLNTLGVLIVGHHLVNTTAGKQSPGEIADIQVGDIITKINGKNIKKMGDVSPFVKQSGETRNPLDVTIIRDGKTFHKTLTPLQDKNDQSYRIGLYIRDSAAGVGTLTFFDPASFKYGALGHVISDMDTKKPIKVNNGEILGSTVTSIEKGSNGHPGEKLARFSNDQRVLGDISKNSPFGIFGKLNDSLSNGDWNKPLPIALSHQVKEGPAKILTVVNGSKVREFDVDVVSSVPQKFPATKGMVIKITDPELLKITGGIVQGMSGSPIIQNGRIIGAVTHVFVNDPTSGYGVHIEWMLDEAGVDIYKDAKQAS, encoded by the coding sequence ATGTATAAGGATTTACTTCGGCGAATGATCGGCGTTATTCTCCTTGGAAGTTTAGTGGGAATCGGTTTTTTGTCTCCTGTGCGTGAGTATGTAGCACTGCCGGAATCGATTACCTTTTTTGAAGGACAGCATGTCTTACAAGCCCTTCCTGTTGGTACAAACATAAAACAGGAAGAAGCGAATATTTATACGACTGCAATGGAAAGCGAACATAAAGTTTCGATACAAGCCAAAACAAACGGTGATAGCATGGCAACTCTCGAAGCAGCAAGTTTTCCCATAAAAAAGATGAATGTAAAAGTATTATCTGACCTTAAAGTTGTACCAGGTGGACAATCTATAGGAGTGAAGCTAAATACTCTAGGGGTACTGATTGTCGGACATCACCTTGTAAATACAACAGCTGGAAAACAATCTCCGGGTGAAATTGCCGATATTCAAGTAGGAGATATTATTACCAAAATCAACGGAAAAAATATTAAAAAAATGGGAGATGTAAGCCCATTTGTTAAACAATCTGGGGAAACTAGAAACCCTTTAGATGTAACCATTATTCGAGATGGTAAAACGTTTCATAAAACACTTACTCCTCTGCAGGACAAGAATGATCAGTCATATCGCATTGGACTATATATTCGTGACTCAGCAGCTGGGGTAGGAACACTTACGTTTTTTGATCCAGCATCATTTAAATATGGAGCACTTGGTCATGTTATTTCAGATATGGATACGAAAAAGCCAATCAAGGTAAACAATGGAGAAATCCTTGGATCTACTGTGACATCCATAGAAAAAGGTTCTAACGGCCATCCAGGAGAAAAGCTTGCGCGTTTTTCCAATGACCAAAGAGTTTTAGGGGACATTTCAAAAAACAGCCCATTTGGGATTTTTGGAAAGTTAAACGACAGTTTATCGAATGGAGACTGGAATAAACCATTGCCAATCGCTCTATCTCATCAGGTAAAAGAAGGTCCGGCAAAAATTCTGACTGTAGTCAACGGATCTAAGGTTCGAGAATTCGATGTTGATGTCGTAAGCTCTGTGCCGCAAAAGTTTCCCGCTACAAAAGGAATGGTCATTAAAATTACAGATCCCGAGCTTTTAAAAATTACCGGTGGGATCGTTCAAGGGATGAGTGGCAGTCCAATCATTCAGAACGGCAGGATTATTGGAGCGGTTACACACGTTTTTGTAAATGACCCAACATCAGGTTACGGTGTTCATATTGAGTGGATGCTTGATGAAGCAGGAGTAGACATCTATAAAGATGCAAAACAAGCGAGTTAA
- the recN gene encoding DNA repair protein RecN: protein MLAELSIRNFAIIDSLSVSFSKGLTVLTGETGAGKSIIIDAIGLLIGGRGSTEFVRYGTQKAEIEGLFHIHPGHRVYNKCEEFGIAISDEDEMVVLKRDITENGKSICRVNGKLVTLSVLKEIGQALVDIHGQHETQYLMQPDKHLFLLDSFGDKDFKQELMSYESTFKDYKEINKQLSELSRNEQEIAQRIDLLEYQYQEIAGSNLIPDEDVKLEEEKRMLSNFERIHGSLQDAYHNLYGEGKALELVSSALADFSQVAALDESLKADEEQFGNSFYVLEELTYKIRDMFDSLEYNPERLNSIESRLDELSKLKRKYGSSVKEMIDYSEKIKKELELIQNKDNHIEELKKKQEKLIGKLEVSGKKLTKRRTETAKVLKNSIQQQLKELYMEKTKFEVVMKRIEDDQFLKTGLDSVEFYISPNPGEPLKPLSKVASGGELSRIILALKTIFSENQGITAIIFDEVDTGVSGRVAQAIAEKIYKVSVGSQVLCISHLPQVAAMSDTHLHISKDTLQGRTVTKVLTLKTDEKVNEIGRMISGVEITDLTRQHAQELLELAASIKKTS, encoded by the coding sequence TTGCTGGCAGAATTAAGTATTCGTAATTTTGCTATTATTGATTCTTTGAGTGTTTCTTTTAGTAAAGGATTAACCGTACTTACAGGTGAAACAGGAGCAGGGAAGTCCATCATCATCGATGCGATCGGTCTTCTGATCGGTGGGCGTGGCTCTACAGAATTTGTACGCTATGGTACTCAAAAAGCAGAGATCGAAGGCTTGTTTCATATTCATCCGGGTCATCGTGTTTATAATAAATGTGAAGAATTTGGAATTGCGATTTCGGATGAAGATGAGATGGTCGTGCTAAAAAGAGATATTACGGAGAACGGGAAAAGCATTTGCAGAGTAAACGGGAAGCTTGTTACATTGTCTGTTCTAAAAGAGATCGGACAGGCATTAGTAGATATTCATGGGCAGCATGAAACGCAATATTTAATGCAGCCTGACAAGCATCTTTTTTTACTCGATAGCTTTGGTGATAAGGATTTTAAACAAGAGTTGATGTCGTACGAATCAACATTCAAAGACTATAAAGAAATTAATAAACAGCTGTCTGAGCTCTCTAGAAATGAACAAGAGATCGCACAGAGAATTGATCTGCTCGAATATCAATATCAAGAAATAGCAGGTAGCAATCTTATTCCTGATGAAGATGTTAAGCTTGAGGAAGAAAAACGAATGCTTTCGAATTTTGAAAGAATTCACGGCTCTCTTCAGGATGCTTATCATAATCTTTATGGGGAAGGAAAGGCACTTGAACTCGTTTCTAGTGCACTTGCTGATTTTTCACAAGTTGCAGCACTTGATGAGTCATTAAAAGCTGATGAAGAACAATTTGGAAACAGCTTTTATGTGCTTGAAGAGCTTACATATAAGATTCGGGACATGTTTGATTCCTTAGAATACAACCCGGAAAGGCTTAACAGCATAGAATCACGTCTTGATGAACTGAGTAAGCTTAAACGCAAATATGGTTCTTCAGTAAAAGAAATGATCGATTATAGTGAAAAGATCAAAAAAGAGTTAGAACTCATTCAAAATAAGGATAATCATATTGAAGAACTCAAGAAAAAGCAGGAAAAGCTTATAGGTAAACTTGAGGTATCAGGTAAGAAGCTGACTAAGCGAAGAACGGAGACCGCTAAAGTCTTAAAAAACAGCATTCAGCAACAGCTAAAAGAACTTTATATGGAAAAAACAAAGTTTGAAGTTGTGATGAAGCGAATTGAAGATGATCAATTTTTGAAGACTGGATTGGATTCTGTAGAATTTTACATCTCTCCGAATCCTGGGGAACCGCTTAAACCACTCTCAAAAGTAGCATCAGGTGGCGAACTCTCAAGGATTATCTTAGCGTTGAAAACCATTTTCTCTGAAAATCAAGGGATCACCGCGATCATCTTTGATGAAGTGGATACTGGGGTTTCTGGACGAGTTGCTCAAGCGATAGCGGAAAAGATCTATAAAGTTTCTGTCGGTTCACAAGTACTTTGTATTTCTCACCTGCCACAAGTTGCAGCGATGTCTGACACCCATCTTCATATCTCTAAGGACACACTTCAAGGAAGAACGGTTACAAAGGTCCTAACATTAAAAACAGATGAAAAAGTAAATGAGATAGGCAGAATGATCTCTGGTGTTGAGATTACTGATCTTACTAGGCAACATGCTCAAGAATTATTAGAGCTAGCAGCGTCCATCAAAAAGACATCATAA
- the ahrC gene encoding transcriptional regulator AhrC/ArgR, with amino-acid sequence MNKGQRHIKIREMISNHDIETQDDLVELLKKANFNVTQATVSRDIKELHLVKVPMNDGRYKYSLPADQRFNPLQKLKRTLTDSFISIDYADHLIIMKTLPGNANAIGALIDKLDWEDLMGTICGDDTILIICRSKEVSADVSQRFLDML; translated from the coding sequence GTGAATAAAGGACAACGACATATTAAAATACGTGAAATGATCAGCAATCATGATATTGAAACACAAGACGACTTGGTAGAACTACTCAAGAAAGCCAACTTTAATGTAACGCAGGCAACGGTTTCCCGTGATATTAAAGAACTTCATCTTGTAAAAGTACCGATGAACGATGGTCGTTATAAATACAGTCTTCCAGCTGACCAAAGGTTCAACCCACTGCAAAAATTAAAAAGAACGCTGACTGACAGCTTTATTAGTATTGATTATGCAGATCATCTAATTATCATGAAAACACTGCCAGGTAATGCAAATGCAATTGGAGCGTTAATTGATAAGCTTGATTGGGAAGATTTAATGGGAACGATCTGTGGCGATGATACAATCTTGATTATTTGTCGTTCTAAAGAGGTTAGTGCAGATGTTTCGCAGCGATTTTTAGATATGCTGTAA
- a CDS encoding TlyA family RNA methyltransferase, protein MKKERVDVLLVNRGLCETREKAKRSVMAGLVYSGTNRMDKPGEKIELDAPLQVKGDVIPYVGRGGLKLEKALKIFDFDVKEKIGIDIGASTGGFTDCALQNGASYIYAIDVGYNQLAWKLRNDSRVAVMERTNFRYVTPDQLQQGIPHFATIDVSFISLRIILPVLTQLMPTGDVIALIKPQFEAGREEVGKKGIVRDPKVHKRVIEEITDFARKTGINPVSLSFSPITGGDGNIEFLMHGKVNNEDCLTITSEDIEDVVKSAHETLKKERE, encoded by the coding sequence ATGAAAAAAGAACGGGTAGATGTACTGCTTGTCAATCGAGGACTTTGTGAAACGCGAGAAAAAGCCAAACGATCGGTCATGGCTGGACTCGTGTACTCAGGAACGAACCGAATGGATAAGCCCGGTGAAAAGATAGAACTAGATGCGCCTCTTCAGGTTAAAGGAGATGTTATTCCTTATGTGGGAAGAGGCGGACTGAAGCTTGAAAAGGCACTTAAAATCTTTGATTTTGATGTCAAAGAAAAGATTGGAATAGATATTGGAGCTTCAACAGGTGGATTTACGGATTGTGCGCTTCAAAACGGTGCTTCCTATATTTATGCGATCGATGTTGGCTACAATCAACTCGCTTGGAAGCTGAGAAATGATTCTAGGGTAGCGGTGATGGAAAGAACGAACTTTAGATATGTAACACCTGATCAGCTACAACAGGGGATACCCCATTTTGCAACGATCGATGTTTCATTCATTTCTCTACGAATCATTCTTCCTGTACTGACTCAGCTCATGCCAACTGGTGATGTGATCGCTTTGATCAAGCCTCAGTTTGAAGCAGGACGTGAAGAAGTCGGTAAGAAAGGAATCGTTAGAGATCCAAAGGTTCATAAACGCGTGATCGAAGAGATAACAGATTTTGCCCGCAAAACAGGGATTAATCCGGTTTCGTTGTCCTTCTCACCTATAACAGGCGGGGATGGAAATATTGAGTTTTTAATGCATGGAAAAGTGAATAATGAGGACTGCTTGACGATAACTTCAGAGGATATTGAAGATGTGGTTAAGTCTGCTCATGAAACATTAAAGAAAGAGCGAGAATAA
- a CDS encoding DUF2627 domain-containing protein produces MSRYAALVIVLIPGIMAVMGIKWMRDTLFGVLQFPFPYLWLQFIAGLLSFLAGLTFVGGFIFYRDRKRNKVQLKYRKK; encoded by the coding sequence ATGAGCAGATATGCAGCATTGGTGATTGTTTTAATACCTGGAATCATGGCCGTAATGGGTATAAAGTGGATGAGGGACACGTTATTCGGTGTTTTACAGTTTCCGTTTCCATACTTATGGTTGCAGTTCATCGCAGGACTTTTAAGTTTCTTAGCAGGTTTAACTTTTGTTGGCGGATTCATCTTTTATAGAGACCGCAAAAGAAATAAAGTGCAGTTAAAATACAGAAAAAAATAA
- the spo0A gene encoding sporulation transcription factor Spo0A — protein MQKIKVCLADDNRELISLLREYLSSQDDMEVIGVAYNGQECLSVLENKDPDVLVLDIIMPHLDGLAVLEKIRSSDDLPQPNVIMLTAFGQEDVTKKAVDLGASYFILKPFDMDNLASQIRQICGAEKSTVQRASGNNRNNFQSTINNKPRNLDASITSIIHEIGVPAHIKGYMYLREAISMVYNDIELLGSITKVLYPDIAKKFNTTSSRVERAIRHAIEVAWSRGNIDSISSLFGYTVSMSKAKPTNSEFIAMVADKLRIEHKVMA, from the coding sequence GTGCAAAAAATTAAAGTTTGTCTAGCTGATGATAACCGTGAACTGATTAGTCTTTTGAGGGAGTATCTTTCAAGTCAAGATGATATGGAGGTAATCGGGGTAGCTTACAACGGTCAGGAATGTTTGTCCGTTTTAGAGAATAAAGATCCTGATGTGTTAGTTCTTGATATTATCATGCCTCATTTAGATGGATTAGCGGTGCTTGAGAAGATCAGGTCTAGCGATGATCTACCACAGCCGAATGTTATCATGTTAACGGCGTTTGGTCAGGAAGATGTAACGAAAAAAGCCGTAGACTTAGGTGCATCATACTTTATTCTAAAGCCATTCGATATGGACAATCTGGCGAGTCAGATCCGTCAGATCTGTGGAGCAGAAAAATCAACTGTTCAACGTGCGTCCGGAAACAATCGAAATAACTTCCAATCTACAATTAACAATAAACCACGCAATCTGGATGCGAGCATCACAAGTATCATTCATGAGATCGGGGTTCCCGCTCATATTAAAGGATACATGTACTTAAGAGAAGCGATCTCTATGGTTTACAATGATATTGAACTATTAGGATCGATCACGAAGGTTCTTTATCCAGATATCGCAAAAAAATTCAATACAACTTCTAGCCGTGTTGAACGTGCTATACGTCATGCGATTGAAGTAGCATGGAGCCGTGGAAACATCGATAGCATTTCATCATTGTTTGGCTATACAGTATCCATGTCAAAAGCAAAACCTACGAATTCAGAGTTCATCGCGATGGTCGCGGACAAGCTTCGAATCGAACATAAAGTTATGGCATAA